TGGCGCTTGCATTAGAGAAAAAGAAATTTCAGTACTTCTTATTGGCCTTGTTCGTTCTCAATGTAAGTCTGAATAAAGGATTCCCCTATGGAGACATTTATTCCGGATCCTACAGTTTATTATGGTTCATATTCCTCTTCTATGTAGCTGCATATATTCGTCTATACAGTCCATTCGAAAAATTCAAATATTCTTTTGGAAAAATATTTCTGCTTTTCTGCTTCTTTTTGGCTGTATGTTATCTCGCCAAAGCAGGTATTTCCTACCTGCGTTACGGCCAGTTACCCGTATACGGTAAAACGGATTACAACGGATATACCTTTTTCTCTGCAGTCCTTTTATTCTTATGGACAAAATATCATACATTCGGAAAAAAGACTATTTACCGCCTGATGGTAAAGATTGCTCCTTACGCATTCGGCATATATTTAATCCATGATAACCGGTATATTAGAGAATTGTTATGGGAACACTGGATAAAACCCACACGGTACTTGGATTCAGGATATCTTTTACCCGTACTGTTCTTGTCTGTAATACTCATTTACGGCATTTGTACGGGCATCGATTATTTCCGGGCCAAACTCTTTACATATATACATATAAACAAGCTGGCAGACCACGCCATAGTATACGCTGGAAATGTTTTTAATAAAATCCGGAGATAAGATTCTCCCAATTATGTCCACATTCTTGCAGATAATAAAAAAATAATATACTTTTGTTCTATACCAATAAGGGAACAAACCATTAAAAATAAAATAATATGACAGACATAAAGACTTATATCGACGAATCGCAAGAGAAAATGGATATGGCCATTATGCACCTTGACGAAGCCCTTGCACATATCCGGGCAGGAAAAGCGAACCCACGTATCCTGGACGGCATACGGGTTGATTATTACGGAAGCCTCGTTCCCCTCAGTAATGTAGCGAATATATCTGTTCCCGATGCACGTACGATCGTTATCACTCCGTGGGAAAAACCCATGTTCAAGGTAATTGAAAAAGCAATTATCGATTCCGAACTGGGCATTACCCCCGAAAACAATGGAGAAATAATTCGTATAGGAATTCCTCCGTTGACCGAAGATCGTCGTAAAACTTTGGTAAAACAATCCAAACAAGAAGCCGAAAATGCCAAAGTTAGTGTTCGCAACGCACGCAGGGATGCCATAGAAGGTCTTAAAAAAGCCCTTAAGAACGGCATGCCTGAAGACGTGGAAAAAGACGGAGAGGCCAGTGTACAAAAACTACATGATAAATACATGAAAAAGATAGACGAACTTTTTGGTGCTAAAGAAAAAGAAATACTCACCGTGTAATAATAAACTTTTTTAACATATAAAGGACCAGGCAAAAAATTATGCCTGGTCCTTTTCATAAAAAATACCATCCTCTACCTATCCATATCTACATTTCTACATCATTCGTTTATTTCATTAACAAATTAACACATTACAACTTTTTAACTTGAAAATAAACTAATATTCCGGCATAAATATATAAATTTGTATTTATTATATATTATATAGGTGTAGTTTTTAATTTTAGGTGTATCGTTATGAAAAAGCAAGGTAGAATAGTTTCAATTCTAATTGCGGTATTGTTATCTTTTACCGCATGTGTTTCGGATGTTCCGGAACAAAAAAATAGTACGTCCACCGTTTCTTCGAACGGCATCTCCGACGATTTTGATTGGTCAAACTCCAGGAATACCCAATTAACCGTAAATGTAGAAGACCAGTATAACGGACAATTCTATTATACAATAGAAATTTATTTAGGTAATCCCGCCATCGATGCAAACGCCCAACTCATCTCCGGAGGTAAAACGAACAAAAAAATGCCATATACGGC
This portion of the Barnesiella propionica genome encodes:
- a CDS encoding acyltransferase yields the protein MKREPNFEILRTLAMLFIVIGHFIIHGITFVSNHQATFVNMSSAWGISNFVILEYLVYITGTGVNCFVMISGYFLVKSEFRMNKILKIWIQTFFYSFFICLLIKLSGLLPLGFKDLVQSALPIHSDAYWFVSKYLGLLILSPFLAKLALALEKKKFQYFLLALFVLNVSLNKGFPYGDIYSGSYSLLWFIFLFYVAAYIRLYSPFEKFKYSFGKIFLLFCFFLAVCYLAKAGISYLRYGQLPVYGKTDYNGYTFFSAVLLFLWTKYHTFGKKTIYRLMVKIAPYAFGIYLIHDNRYIRELLWEHWIKPTRYLDSGYLLPVLFLSVILIYGICTGIDYFRAKLFTYIHINKLADHAIVYAGNVFNKIRR
- the frr gene encoding ribosome recycling factor, which codes for MTDIKTYIDESQEKMDMAIMHLDEALAHIRAGKANPRILDGIRVDYYGSLVPLSNVANISVPDARTIVITPWEKPMFKVIEKAIIDSELGITPENNGEIIRIGIPPLTEDRRKTLVKQSKQEAENAKVSVRNARRDAIEGLKKALKNGMPEDVEKDGEASVQKLHDKYMKKIDELFGAKEKEILTV